The genomic window TTTCCTCAGCTTTCTAAGAGGTAAAAATACAACGGCGAAATGTCTTCCATGATTTGAGGCGATTAGCAAATTCGACAAAAGTCCATGTCTGTCTATAAGAACGAAAAGCATCATAACTAAGATTGTTAACATATTGTTTAATATCGTTATATATTTTCCCGGCACAAACATAATGAATACCAAGGCGTTGTTCAAAGAACCGAAAGTTCTGGTCATCCATAAAACCACTGTCTGTTAGCAGAATGATTGGAACATCTTTATAGCGACGTCGAATAGCTTTGACCAGACGCCCCACTGACTTTATAAAGTCGCTGCCATGATTACAATGAACATCTCCGGCTCGGAACAGCGCATCAACAACATAAGGCCCCCAACTAATTTGCATAGGCTGGAATCCTTTTTTATTTTTATAGGTCACATTTGAGCCTTCACGCTTTTTAGCGCCGTCATTGTCGAAAACTACGCTGTCACCAAAAAGAATAACTTCTTTGGGTTGTTCAATAATAAGTCGCCAAATAAACATCTCCAACAAAAGAGACCGAAATATCATTTGCCCAACAAAACTGAACTTGCGAAACATCCTTTTGATTTGATGGGATGTTGCCATTTGTTCCGGGCGATTTTCGAGCACGGCAGCATAGGCTTCATCGTTTTTTCGACGATCAAAAGAACAGATTGACATATCCGTACCATCAATAAACCAAGCAAAAAGCTGTTTGACAAACTGACGGTATCCCAGTCCTTTAGAAGAGCCTTTTAAAAAGCTAAAAACGTTTTCAAATAGAGAATAGAATCGAATTTGGTCAATATATCTAAGAAAAAACAACAGACCACCACGACCGCTAATTTTATCTTTTGTGATCTCAATTTTTGATATTTTAGGTTGCGTTGTATCGGTTTTTTTCTGCATATTATGGCTACCTTTTGGGTTTTGTTGTTATTCTTTTTATTGGTTACACAACTAAAATAATAACAAACTATTATAAACCCAAAAGGTTTTTTATTTTTTTAAAAACCGCTCAATTTAGGTAATAGAAAACCGTGCATCCGTGAACGGTTAAAGTCAAAGGAATAGAAATGAAGATAAGAAAAACTTGCTACTGTTGGTGGAGAGGCGACTGATTAATCATTTTTAATCAATCTTTACTTTATCACTACAAATATTAGGAAAACAACAATGAACAAGATAGACGAAATACTGAAATCAATGACATTTGATTTTTTTGGTAGCGGAAAACATAAAATTACTCCATCAATGCATCTTTCTTCAAAAAATTCTTTATTTCTGGATGTAAGATCTAAAGAAGAATTAGAGACAATTGCATTTAGCCTTGTGCATCATATGCCGGTTTTACATATTCCCATTAATGAAATACCGGATCGCTTATCAGAAATACCTCGCGACAAAACTGTTGGTATTTTTTGTTCTTCCGGTGTTCGTTCAACAATGATTTATTTTTATTTGCGAACATTCGGCTTTGAAAATGTAAGAATATTTGAAGGGGGTTACGCTGAACTAGTAGATGATTTTAAACCCGGTAAATTGCTGAAACATATTACACAAGGTAAGAGCAAAGAATGACAAAGATAATAATAATTAGTTTGTCGGTTTTTGCCATTGGCCTTATTATGACCATGTCTGGAAGAGGCGGAGGCAATTTCTACGTCCCACTGCTTGTTATTGCAGGACTGGGAATGCATCAAGCCGCTACTATGGGTCAATTTATTCTTATGATTGCAGCATTAACGGGGATGCTTGTCTTTAACAAGAAAAAAATGGTCGATTGGAAACTTGCTTTGGTTATTGATCCGCCGACTGATATAATGGCATTTGTCGGAGGCTACTTTTCCAGCTATATAAGCGGGGTAACTCTTAAAATAGTTTTGTCAGCATTCCTGGTTTTGGCAGGCTTTTCTATGCTTGTTAAAATTAAAGAAAGACCTATTCAAACGGATAAACGGTTTGGTTATTGGCATAGAAACTTCAATGGTGAAAAGTATGTTGTAAATCTTTGGTATACAATACCTATTACAGCATTCGCCGGTTTGGTGGCTGGGGCTGTCGGAATATCATGCGGTTCATTCAAGATTCCTCTAATGGTTTTATTGTGTGGGGTCCCTATGCATATCGCAGTCGGGACATCATCAGCCATGATTGCTGCTACTGCAATCATGGGGTTTATAGGTCATACTATGCGTGGACACTTTGAGCCGGAATATGCTATTCCTTTGGCTATTGCTGCTATATTGGCTGGTATTCTCGGTGGCAAATTGGCAATTAAAACAAACCCA from candidate division KSB1 bacterium includes these protein-coding regions:
- a CDS encoding transposase, yielding MQKKTDTTQPKISKIEITKDKISGRGGLLFFLRYIDQIRFYSLFENVFSFLKGSSKGLGYRQFVKQLFAWFIDGTDMSICSFDRRKNDEAYAAVLENRPEQMATSHQIKRMFRKFSFVGQMIFRSLLLEMFIWRLIIEQPKEVILFGDSVVFDNDGAKKREGSNVTYKNKKGFQPMQISWGPYVVDALFRAGDVHCNHGSDFIKSVGRLVKAIRRRYKDVPIILLTDSGFMDDQNFRFFEQRLGIHYVCAGKIYNDIKQYVNNLSYDAFRSYRQTWTFVEFANRLKSWKTFRRCIFTS
- a CDS encoding rhodanese-like domain-containing protein, giving the protein MNKIDEILKSMTFDFFGSGKHKITPSMHLSSKNSLFLDVRSKEELETIAFSLVHHMPVLHIPINEIPDRLSEIPRDKTVGIFCSSGVRSTMIYFYLRTFGFENVRIFEGGYAELVDDFKPGKLLKHITQGKSKE
- a CDS encoding sulfite exporter TauE/SafE family protein, coding for MTKIIIISLSVFAIGLIMTMSGRGGGNFYVPLLVIAGLGMHQAATMGQFILMIAALTGMLVFNKKKMVDWKLALVIDPPTDIMAFVGGYFSSYISGVTLKIVLSAFLVLAGFSMLVKIKERPIQTDKRFGYWHRNFNGEKYVVNLWYTIPITAFAGLVAGAVGISCGSFKIPLMVLLCGVPMHIAVGTSSAMIAATAIMGFIGHTMRGHFEPEYAIPLAIAAILAGILGGKLAIKTNPKYLKLIFAVTTFIAAVVMSINALAI